One window from the genome of Malus domestica chromosome 01, GDT2T_hap1 encodes:
- the LOC103442844 gene encoding cytochrome P450 89A2-like — METWFLILIALCVSFLLKPLLSLFLPTSVSKPKLPPGPRSIPIIGGFLWILKPFLEIELIIRKLQVQYGPIISFSIGSRSTVFIADRSLAHQAFIQNGAVFADRPGALVTNKYTTSNQHTIASAGYGTTWRLLRRNLTSEILHPSRVKSYGNARKWVLDILVNRLKTMSQSHSEGGVVGSVRVVDHFQYALFCLLVLMCFGDKLNEEQIKEIERVQRQQHLSFRRFNILNFKPKLTKIFLKNRWREFFKILEEQREVLVPLIRARQNKAKQGRKNDDKDDESVLSYTDTLLDLELPDGKEKRKLSEDEMVNLCSEFLNAGTDTTSTALQWVMANIVKYPQVQEKLFSEIKRVMGETKEEVREEVLHKLPYLKAVILEGLRRHPPGHVLFPHSVTHDVVLGGHLVPKNGTVNVMVADIGWNAQVWEDPMAFKPERFLGSSGGEEGFDLTGSREIKMMPFGVGRRSCPGAGLAVLHLEYFVANLVWKFQWRAVEGDDVDLSEKQEFTVVMKNPLQAHVIPRI, encoded by the coding sequence ATGGAAACCTGGTTCCTTATCCTCATTGCCCTCTGCGTCTCCTTCCTCCTCAAACCCCTTCTTTCTCTATTCCTACCCACTTCCGTCTCCAAACCCAAGCTCCCTCCCGGTCCCCGCTCCATCCCCATCATCGGCGGCTTCTTGTGGATCCTGAAACCCTTCTTGGAGATCGAGCTTATCATCCGCAAACTCCAGGTCCAATACGGGCCCATCATCTCCTTCTCCATCGGCTCCCGCTCCACCGTCTTCATCGCCGACCGCTCCCTCGCCCACCAGGCCTTCATCCAGAACGGCGCCGTATTCGCTGACCGACCTGGGGCCTTGGTCACCAACAAGTACACTACCAGTAACCAGCACACAATCGCCTCCGCCGGATACGGCACTACGTGGCGCCTCCTCCGCCGCAACCTCACCTCCGAAATCCTCCACCCTTCCCGCGTCAAATCCTACGGCAACGCCCGCAAATGGGTTCTTGACATCCTCGTCAACCGCCTCAAAACCATGTCTCAATCCCACTCCGAAGGTGGCGTCGTCGGTAGTGTTAGGGTGGTCGACCACTTCCAATACGCCCTGTTCTGCCTCCTCGTTCTAATGTGCTTCGGCGACAAATTGAACGAAGAGCAAATCAAAGAAATCGAGCGGGTGCAGCGCCAACAACATTTGAGTTTCCGGCGGTTCAACATCCTCAATTTCAAGCCGAAATTGACGAAGATTTTCCTAAAAAATCGGTGGCGGGAATTCTTCAAAATCCTCGAGGAACAACGAGAAGTGCTCGTCCCTCTGATTCGAGCACGACAAAACAAGGCAAAGCAGGGCAGGAAAAACGACGACAAAGACGATGAATCGGTGTTGTCGTATACCGATACGCTGCTGGACCTCGAGCTTCCCGACGGCAAAGAGAAGCGGAAGCTTTCGGAGGACGAAATGGTCAACCTCTGCTCGGAGTTTCTCAACGCCGGCACCGACACTACTTCCACCGCGCTGCAGTGGGTCATGGCTAACATAGTAAAGTATCCGCAAGTTCAGGAGAAGCTGTTTTCAGAGATTAAACGGGTTATGGGAGAAACGAAGGAGGAGGTGCGAGAGGAGGTCCTGCACAAGCTGCCGTATCTGAAAGCCGTGATCTTGGAGGGGCTGAGGCGCCACCCACCGGGGCACGTTTTGTTTCCGCACTCGGTGACGCATGACGTGGTTTTGGGAGGACACCTGGTGCCCAAAAACGGGACAGTCAATGTCATGGTGGCGGATATAGGGTGGAACGCGCAAGTGTGGGAGGACCCCATGGCTTTCAAGCCGGAGAGGTTCTTGGGCAGCAGCGGCGGAGAAGAAGGGTTCGATTTGACGGGAAGCAGGGAGATTAAGATGATGCCGTTTGGGGTGGGGAGGAGGTCCTGTCCTGGGGCGGGGTTGGCGGTGCTTCATCTGGAGTACTTTGTGGCGAATTTGGTTTGGAAGTTTCAGTGGAGGGCTGTGGAGGGAGATGACGTTGACCTGTCAGAGAAGCAGGAGTTTACTGTGGTAATGAAGAATCCATTGCAAGCCCACGTAATCCCAAGAATTTAG